The following are encoded together in the Juglans microcarpa x Juglans regia isolate MS1-56 chromosome 2D, Jm3101_v1.0, whole genome shotgun sequence genome:
- the LOC121250359 gene encoding E3 ubiquitin-protein ligase PRT1, which translates to MEDPNTHDNVDSEKISESFLCCICLELLYKPVVLSCGHISCFWCVHKSMDIVHESHCPICRHPYNHFPTICQMLHLLLLKEYPIAYKRRENQILEEEKETGIFSPQFNFQAYNHGGNLASLSIMDFESKLPSDSLSTRKGEPYANLELLNSDSQVQDDGVCALIEIHNGNSEVIGNVSLKENTSKQVSVSDVLCLACKQLLFCPVVLNCGHVYCESCIIIPAGEMLKCQVCQTLHPRGFPKVCLELDHYLEQNFPKEYVLRRDAVQLKQVDFERSTESREQGKNPPWLAEPYSNAHIAVGCDSCGIVPIIGDRYKCKDCVEKVGFDLCGDCYNSRSKLPGRFNQQHTPEHKFELVRPNPGSMLRLVTVQLGDNSTAFLVDTYASEDSENGSPPPALPSDAQENADSSSAANVASTDGGEDQTGSQSTS; encoded by the exons ATGGAAGATCCGAACACGCACGACAACGTCGATTCGGAGAAAATCTCCGAGTCTTTTCTCTGCTGCATTTGCCT GGAGCTGTTGTACAAGCCCGTAGTGCTGT CTTGTGGTCACATCTCATGCTTCTGGTGTGTCCATAAATCAATGGATATCGTACATGAGTCTCATTGTCCAATTTGTAGGCACCCATATAATCACTTTCCTACCATCTGTCAGATGCTTCACCTTTTGCTCTTGAAGGAGTATCCTATTGCctataagagaagagaaaatcaaATTCTGG AAGAGGAAAAGGAGACGGGCATCTTTTCAccacaatttaattttcaagcATATAATCATGGGGGCAATCTAGCCTCTTTATCTATCATGGATTTCGAGTCAAAGTTACCCTCAGACTCTTTATCCACCAGGAAAGGGGAACCTTATGCAAATTTGGAGCTATTGAATTCTGATTCACAGGTTCAAGATGATGGTGTGTGTGCTTTAATAGAGATCCATAATGGGAATTCTGAAGTAATTGGGAATGTTTCtctcaaagaaaatactagCAAGCAGGTTTCGGTTTCTGATGTGCTGTGTTTGGCATGCAAACAACTACTATTTTGTCCTGTGGTTCTTAACTGTGGCCATG TATATTGTGAAAGTTGTATCATCATCCCAGCTGGTGAGATGCTTAAATGTCAGGTTTGTCAAACCTTGCATCCAAGAGGATTTCCAAAAGTTTGTTTGGAGCTAGATCATTACTTGGAGCAAAATTTTCCAAAAGAATATGTGCTGAGAAGAGATGCTGTTCAGCTCAAGCAAGTTGATTTTGAGC GTTCAACTGAATCCCGCGAACAAGGAAAAAATCCACCGTGGCTGGCTGAACCTTACTCAAACGCACATATTGCAGTCGGTTGTGATTCTTGTGGG ATCGTACCCATCATTGGGGACAGATACAAATGCAAAGATTGTGTGGAGAAAGTTGGTTTTGACCTTTGTGGTGATTGTTATAATAGCCGTTCCAAGCTTCCTGGGCGTTTTAATCAGCAGCATACCCCAGAACACAAGTTTGAGCTTGTAAGGCCCAATCCTGGTAGTATGTTGAGGCTGGTTACTGTACAGTTGGGAGACAATTCCACTGCTTTTTTAGTTGATACTTATGCCTCAGAGGATTCAGAAAATGGATCTCCACCTCCTGCCTTGCCCAGTGATGCTCAGGAGAATGCTGACAGCAGTTCAGCTGCTAATGTTGCCTCCACCGATGGTGGAGAGGATCAAACTGGTTCCCAATCAACCTCCTAA
- the LOC121250785 gene encoding protein DETOXIFICATION 41-like has translation MGSAECQPLLHGLYTHNRISDLSSDAIEESLEHRPLEFRLWLRLVAWESRILWLLSWASIVVELCNYMLSFVTLIFSGHLGTLELAGASIASVGMQGLAYGIMLGMASAVQTVCGQAYGAKKYPAMGIICQKAIILHLGAAVLLTFLYWYSGPILIAIGQSESIAEQGQIFAHGLIPQLYAFAIYCPMQRFLQAQNIVNPLAFMSCGVFLLHILLSWLVVYVLDYGLLGAALTQSFSWWILVFVTSLYILLSPSCKETWTGFSIQAFKGIWPYLKITVASAVMLCLEIWYSQGLVLISGLLPNPTISLDSISVCMNYLNWDIEFMLGLSAATSVRVSNELGAGHAKVAKFSVLVVNATTILISTVFSIIVLVFRVALSRLFTSDAEVIEAVSNLTPLLAISVFLNGIQPILSGVAIGSGWQAVVAYVNLATYYLIGLPIGCVLGFKTSLGVAGIWWGLVIGVLLQTITLIILTARTDWNIEVQKAAERLKKSAEDDTLDLVVATK, from the exons ATGGGCTCCGCAGAGTGCCAGCCGCTGCTACATGGACTCTACACCCACAATCGGATTTCCGACTTGTCCTCCGATGCCATCGAAGAGTCCTTGGAACACCGTCCTTTGGAATTCCGATTGTGGCTTCGGTTAGTGGCGTGGGAGTCAAGGATCCTCTGGCTTCTGTCTTGGGCATCCATTGTAGTTGAGCTATGCAATTACATGCTAAGCTTTGTGACCCTGATTTTCTCTGGCCATTTGGGAACCTTGGAACTTGCTGGGGCCTCCATAGCTAGTGTTGGCATGCAGGGTCTAGCTTATGGGATTATG TTGGGCATGGCCAGTGCTGTACAGACCGTGTGTGGACAAGCATATGGAGCAAAGAAGTACCCGGCAATGGGTATCATCTGCCAAAAAGCCATAATTTTGCACCTGGGAGCAGCAGTTCTCCTCACCTTTCTCTACTGGTACTCTGGCCCCATCCTGATAGCCATAGGACAATCGGAGAGCATAGCTGAGCAAGGCCAGATTTTTGCGCACGGTTTGATACCCCAACTCTATGCATTTGCAATATACTGCCCGATGCAGAGGTTTCTCCAAGCACAGAACATTGTAAATCCTCTGGCATTCATGTCTTGTGGGGTATTCCTATTGCACATTCTCCTCTCGTGGTTGGTAGTATACGTTTTGGACTACGGACTTTTGGGGGCTGCTCTAACACAAAGCTTCTCTTGGTGGATTCTTGTCTTTGTCACTAGTCTTTATATTCTTCTAAGCCCCTCTTGCAAGGAAACTTGGACAGGTTTCTCTATCCAAGCCTTCAAAGGGATTTGGCCTTATTTAAAGATCACTGTCGCTTCTGCTGTCATGTTGTG CTTGGAGATATGGTACAGCCAAGGATTGGTACTTATATCAGGGCTCCTCCCCAACCCTACAATCTCACTAGACTCTATTTCTGTTTG TATGAATTACTTGAACTGGGACATTGAGTTCATGTTGGGACTAAGCGCAGCAACCAG TGTCAGAGTCAGTAATGAGCTTGGGGCTGGACATGCCAAGGTTGCAAAATTTTCAGTACTGGTGGTGAATGCGACCACCATACTCATTAGTACAGTTTTCAGCATAATTGTTCTGGTATTTCGGGTTGCATTGAGCAGACTCTTTACATCTGACGCTGAGGTCATAGAGGCTGTGTCCAACCTGACCCCATTGCTCGCCATTTCTGTTTTCTTAAATGGCATTCAACCTATACTCTCAG GCGTGGCAATTGGAAGTGGATGGCAAGCTGTGGTGGCTTATGTTAACCTAGCCACTTACTATCTCATCGGTCTTCCAATTGGATGTGTTCTTGGATTCAAAACTAGTCTAGGAGTAGCA GGAATCTGGTGGGGGCTGGTCATTGGAGTTCTTCtgcaaacaataactctaattATACTAACTGCCAGGACAGATTGGAATATTGAG GTCCAGAAAGCCGCAGAAAGGTTGAAGAAATCTGCAGAAGATGATACCTTAGACTTGGTGGTGGCCACCAAATAA